One genomic window of Polyangiaceae bacterium includes the following:
- a CDS encoding recombinase A, with amino-acid sequence MALPAELLEKLPRGVALPQAVGRGEVLATGLGQLDAALPGGGLLRGAVVELAISGGAGLGTQLGLAACREVQREALRHGGELPWCAFVDPSATLHAPGVREAGVELERLLVVRPNPEAVTRVAVRLAESRAFAVLIVDTLGVPGIALKFHAAAWARSVRRMALAIEGSAIVTLLLTEHRPVGATPLPVAQRIVLSRPTVDTVKLVVVKDRHGRIAAPRTVAWREPFEGKALHAARERSTVEAPQLERLVR; translated from the coding sequence ATGGCCCTGCCGGCTGAATTGCTAGAAAAACTGCCTCGCGGCGTCGCTCTGCCCCAAGCCGTTGGGCGCGGCGAGGTCCTGGCCACGGGGCTGGGGCAGCTGGACGCGGCGCTGCCGGGGGGCGGGCTGCTGCGTGGCGCGGTCGTGGAGCTGGCCATCAGCGGTGGTGCGGGGCTCGGCACGCAGCTGGGGTTGGCGGCTTGCCGTGAGGTGCAACGAGAAGCGTTGCGTCACGGGGGAGAGTTGCCGTGGTGTGCGTTCGTAGATCCCTCTGCCACGCTACATGCGCCCGGCGTTCGAGAAGCCGGAGTCGAGCTCGAGCGCCTGTTGGTAGTGAGACCCAACCCGGAAGCCGTCACACGCGTCGCTGTGCGGTTGGCCGAATCCCGCGCCTTCGCGGTGTTGATCGTCGACACCCTGGGTGTGCCCGGGATAGCGCTGAAGTTTCATGCTGCCGCCTGGGCACGCAGCGTGCGACGTATGGCGCTCGCGATAGAGGGATCCGCCATTGTCACGCTGCTCCTGACGGAACATCGCCCAGTTGGAGCAACGCCGCTGCCCGTCGCACAACGTATCGTCCTTTCACGACCGACCGTGGACACAGTGAAGCTCGTCGTGGTCAAGGATCGTCACGGTCGCATTGCTGCTCCGCGTACAGTCGCCTGGCGTGAACCCTTCGAGGGCAAAGCGCTACATGCTGCGCGCGAGCGAAGCACAGTCGAGGCTCCGCAGTTGGAGAGGCTCGTTCGATGA